The following is a genomic window from Hallerella porci.
ATGAGTCGCATGTTTAATGCGGTAAATCGCCGGGTCGCGCATATTCATATTTGGGCTTGCAAGGTCGAGCTTTGCGCGGAGAGTTTTTTCGCCATCGGCAAATTCGCCAGCTTTCATCCGGCGGAAAAGGTCCAAGTTTTCTTCTACGCTGCGGTCGCGATACGGCGAAGGCTTCGAAGGTTTTCCGGCATCGTTTCCGCGGTAATCTTTCATTTCTTCGGGCGAAAGATCATCGACATAAGCTTTGCCTAATTGAATTAACTTTTCTGCAAAATCGTAAAGTTGATCGTAGTAATCGCTCGCGTAGTGAACGGGTTCTTCCCAATTAAAACCGAGCCAATGCACATCGTTGTAAATGGAATCGACGTATTCGGTATCTTCTTTCGTCGGATTGGTATCGTCAAAACGGAGATTGGTTTTGCCGTTAAATTTTTTCGCGGTACCAAAGTTTAAGCAGATGCTTTTCGCATGTCCGATATGGATGTAACCGTTCGGCTCAGGCGGGAAACGGGTGAGCACATAATCACGTTTACCCGTCTTGAGGTCGTTCACGATAATGTCTTGAATAAAATTGGAAGATTCCGGGATTTCCATAATGTTCTCCAGAAAGAATTTCGCCTAAAAATTAGAAAAGGTTCGTCGAAAAAACTATATTCAAGTTGTATGATTTGCCCTTATTGTCATCACGAACACGACAAAGTTGTCGATAGCCGTTCTAGCGGGCTTTCGATTCGGCGCCGGCGCGAATGTTTGGAGTGCGGCAAGCGCTTTACGACTTACGAATATGTGGAAATGACGCCACTGACCGTTGTCAAACGCGATGGTTGCCGCGAACCCTTTAAGCGGGAAAAATTACTTGCGGGCATTGAAGCTGCCTGTAAAAAGCGTCCGGTGAGTCGTCAAACAATTGAAGACATCGCGACGAATGTGGAAAATGCGCTAATGCTCAGCGAAACTCAAGAAGCTCGTTACGATCAAATCGGAAATTTAGTGATGGAAGAACTTCGCAAAGTCGATGCTGTCGCTTATGTCCGCTTCGCTTCCGTTTACCGCGAATTCAAAGAAGTCGGTGAATTTGTCAAACAAGTGCTAGAAGTTTCGAACAAGTAAATTCAAAACGCGCGCCGCAGGCGCGCGTTTGCAGTATCTACTCCGATTTTTTCTGATTTAATTTTGTAATTTCTGCCTCTTTTCTTGCCGCATCAATTTCGAGATTGATTTCTTCGAGGCT
Proteins encoded in this region:
- the nrdR gene encoding transcriptional regulator NrdR, producing the protein MICPYCHHEHDKVVDSRSSGLSIRRRRECLECGKRFTTYEYVEMTPLTVVKRDGCREPFKREKLLAGIEAACKKRPVSRQTIEDIATNVENALMLSETQEARYDQIGNLVMEELRKVDAVAYVRFASVYREFKEVGEFVKQVLEVSNK